A portion of the Luteolibacter sp. Y139 genome contains these proteins:
- a CDS encoding glycine zipper domain-containing protein, translated as MSDPLPSNPHPDSVPPLSDRASEVERESADHASKRARDSERISSASCDEVCATTRACEAVDRFVREHPLVSVGLALGLGLAVGASLRLNNH; from the coding sequence ATGAGTGACCCATTGCCATCCAATCCCCATCCGGATTCCGTGCCGCCTCTCTCCGATAGGGCCTCTGAAGTGGAGCGGGAGTCGGCAGACCACGCGTCAAAACGTGCAAGGGATTCTGAACGCATCTCCAGCGCTAGTTGTGACGAGGTTTGCGCCACGACCCGCGCCTGCGAAGCCGTGGACCGGTTTGTCCGGGAACACCCTCTCGTCTCCGTAGGCCTAGCTTTAGGACTCGGCCTGGCAGTGGGGGCATCGCTCCGATTGAACAATCACTGA
- a CDS encoding SDR family oxidoreductase — translation MAGTEFARESAMYREPTVSLEGYRILVTGGTTGIGRATALELATHGAHVLINGTDAKHLEDAEQSCDGAAGKVEGILADIGTKEGVLALFAAVDERLGGIDIAVLNAGVAESGPLVDMTHDACNEIVNVNLTGYISCSIESLKRMKGKGGQIILIGSMSAEECGTNAATYVASKSGIRGFSKSLRREVNPEGIRVSLIEPGKVGTDMQDASPEEQEKAEENHEMLTSEDIARSVMYVLSQPDRCDVVMLQIRPRLEAI, via the coding sequence ATGGCTGGCACAGAGTTCGCGAGGGAAAGCGCCATGTATCGAGAACCTACCGTCTCTCTTGAAGGCTACCGAATTCTGGTCACAGGCGGCACAACCGGGATCGGGCGGGCCACAGCGCTGGAGCTGGCAACTCACGGCGCGCATGTGCTCATCAATGGGACGGATGCGAAACACCTTGAGGATGCTGAGCAATCGTGCGATGGAGCCGCCGGAAAAGTGGAAGGAATACTGGCAGACATCGGCACCAAGGAGGGCGTGCTTGCGCTGTTCGCGGCTGTCGACGAGCGCTTGGGAGGAATTGATATTGCCGTCCTCAATGCCGGCGTCGCGGAGTCCGGTCCGCTCGTCGATATGACCCACGACGCGTGCAACGAGATCGTGAATGTGAATCTAACGGGCTACATTTCGTGCTCCATTGAATCTTTGAAGCGGATGAAAGGCAAGGGAGGTCAGATCATCCTCATTGGCTCGATGAGCGCCGAGGAATGTGGCACAAATGCGGCCACCTACGTGGCCTCGAAGTCCGGAATTCGGGGATTTTCCAAGTCGCTGCGGCGAGAAGTGAATCCCGAGGGGATTCGAGTTTCCCTCATTGAGCCCGGCAAAGTTGGAACGGACATGCAGGATGCCAGCCCTGAGGAGCAGGAGAAAGCCGAGGAAAATCATGAAATGCTGACGTCCGAGGACATTGCGCGGAGTGTGATGTACGTGCTCAGCCAGCCTGATCGTTGCGACGTCGTCATGCTCCAGATCCGTCCCCGTCTCGAAGCCATTTGA
- a CDS encoding lactonase family protein yields the protein MNHRQAPPIDAEQAERPLRIAIGSIVEGESKDRGGILLSSFDPASATFGEVTLGARYGNSATFLCLHPTLPLLYSVGRSDQFPDGSVAVFAINARSLDLRSEASSGGSTPCHLAIDEFGATLAVANYDDGTTYTLALDERGLPISTFSTRTIGGGPSPNRQEGSHPHGVYFRGKTLHVPDLELDRIQCWTIQDARPEWETLSVWQSVPGAGPRHMAFSPDGRHAYVANELDSTVSALTINAGSGCFETINHVSTLPEGEVVNNTTAEIAIHPNGRFVYVSNRGHDSIAVFARDAGSGELKRILVAPAGGKNPRHFVISPDANWILCAHQDSDTIVALPLDGKSGMIGNAVAAISCPKPICVIFLE from the coding sequence ATGAATCACCGACAAGCTCCCCCTATCGATGCAGAGCAAGCTGAACGCCCCCTGCGGATTGCCATCGGATCCATCGTGGAAGGCGAATCGAAAGACCGCGGCGGTATTCTTTTGTCGTCATTCGACCCCGCCTCCGCGACTTTCGGTGAGGTGACCCTTGGTGCGCGGTATGGCAACAGTGCCACCTTCCTTTGTCTTCATCCCACGCTGCCTCTTCTCTATTCGGTAGGCCGCTCCGACCAGTTCCCGGACGGGAGCGTGGCGGTGTTTGCGATCAATGCCCGTTCCCTCGACCTGAGATCGGAAGCATCGTCAGGAGGATCTACTCCCTGTCATCTGGCCATTGATGAATTCGGTGCCACGCTCGCGGTGGCAAACTACGACGATGGAACCACGTACACGCTCGCACTGGACGAACGGGGTCTCCCTATTTCCACCTTTTCCACACGGACGATCGGCGGAGGCCCGAGCCCAAACCGCCAGGAGGGTTCACATCCTCACGGAGTGTACTTCCGGGGCAAGACGCTTCACGTTCCGGACTTGGAACTCGATCGGATACAGTGTTGGACGATCCAGGATGCGAGGCCTGAATGGGAAACGTTGTCAGTATGGCAATCGGTGCCTGGCGCGGGTCCGCGTCACATGGCATTTTCCCCCGATGGACGTCACGCTTATGTCGCCAACGAATTGGACAGCACGGTGAGTGCTCTCACCATCAACGCAGGAAGCGGCTGCTTCGAGACTATCAATCACGTGTCCACGCTGCCTGAAGGTGAAGTGGTGAACAACACCACCGCCGAGATCGCGATTCATCCCAATGGCAGATTCGTCTACGTCTCGAACCGCGGGCACGACAGCATCGCGGTTTTCGCGCGAGACGCCGGATCCGGAGAGCTCAAACGAATCCTGGTTGCCCCTGCGGGCGGGAAGAACCCGCGGCACTTCGTCATATCGCCGGACGCCAACTGGATTCTCTGTGCCCACCAGGATTCAGATACCATCGTTGCGCTGCCACTGGATGGGAAAAGTGGAATGATCGGGAACGCGGTGGCGGCGATCTCATGCCCCAAGCCGATTTGTGTGATCTTCCTCGAGTGA
- a CDS encoding MOSC domain-containing protein, translating to MGKPSPSESSTETSLDTDLPRWDARLLHIFVSAGHDYWGRNGEGRMQHGISDLPEVECIAGKGLVGDRYFNSRPDAKGQVTFFDMRVVEEVRRHFKLSKLPASVFRRNLIVEGVDLREWKGKRFLFQGIEFEGSQECRPCEWMDRVIALGGEEFLRGNFRGGLRAKVRTSGMLRIDRLENYAPPR from the coding sequence ATGGGAAAGCCATCGCCATCCGAATCCTCTACCGAGACCTCACTCGATACCGACCTTCCTCGTTGGGATGCGAGGCTTCTTCACATCTTCGTTTCAGCCGGCCATGACTATTGGGGCCGCAATGGCGAGGGCAGGATGCAGCACGGCATTTCCGACTTGCCTGAGGTCGAATGCATCGCCGGAAAGGGTTTAGTTGGGGACCGCTACTTCAACAGCCGTCCCGACGCCAAAGGTCAGGTCACCTTCTTCGACATGCGTGTGGTCGAGGAGGTGCGCCGACACTTCAAGCTTTCTAAACTTCCTGCTTCGGTGTTCCGACGTAACTTGATTGTCGAGGGGGTCGATCTACGAGAATGGAAGGGCAAGCGATTCCTCTTCCAAGGGATCGAATTTGAAGGCTCGCAGGAATGCCGTCCTTGCGAGTGGATGGACCGAGTGATCGCGCTAGGTGGCGAAGAATTCCTAAGGGGTAACTTCCGTGGAGGCCTTCGAGCGAAGGTGCGGACCTCTGGAATGTTACGGATAGACCGTCTCGAAAATTATGCCCCACCAAGGTAA
- the ku gene encoding non-homologous end joining protein Ku, with protein sequence MTRSIWKGAIAFGLVNIPVGLTSAEESGSEVSLNLIDKTNNARIRYEKVNAETGKPVPWENLVKGYEHEEGEFILLDEKELENVQPKLTKTIEIEQFVDLEHIEPMLFEKPYYLEPEKRGKKAYALLRETLRKTGKAGIAKVVIRTRSYLAAMFVRGDAIVLEMLRYPEELRKADKLDLPASDDAQYQPGKKELDLAEHLVEQMTEKWDPSQHHDEYQAALMAYIDKKAASGGAAVVKGGDRERDDRVTANNTIDLAAYLEQSLKGGKSGSPKAAEVTRPAAKKVAKKVAKKAAKKSA encoded by the coding sequence ATGACACGCTCAATCTGGAAAGGTGCAATCGCGTTCGGGTTGGTGAACATCCCTGTGGGGCTCACCAGTGCAGAAGAGTCCGGATCGGAGGTGTCCCTCAACCTCATCGACAAGACGAACAACGCGCGCATCCGCTATGAGAAGGTGAACGCGGAGACGGGCAAGCCGGTGCCGTGGGAAAATCTGGTGAAAGGCTACGAACACGAGGAAGGCGAGTTCATCCTCCTTGATGAGAAGGAACTTGAGAACGTGCAGCCGAAACTGACCAAGACGATTGAGATCGAGCAGTTCGTCGACCTTGAGCACATCGAGCCGATGCTTTTCGAAAAGCCTTATTACCTTGAGCCCGAGAAACGCGGCAAAAAGGCTTATGCGCTTTTGCGGGAGACACTGCGGAAGACGGGCAAGGCAGGCATCGCAAAGGTGGTGATCCGGACCCGCAGCTACTTGGCCGCAATGTTCGTGCGTGGCGATGCGATCGTCCTTGAAATGCTTCGTTACCCCGAGGAGCTCAGGAAGGCCGACAAGCTCGATCTGCCGGCGAGCGACGACGCACAGTATCAGCCCGGGAAGAAGGAACTGGATCTCGCGGAGCACCTGGTGGAGCAGATGACCGAGAAGTGGGACCCGTCGCAGCACCACGACGAATACCAGGCGGCGCTGATGGCCTACATCGATAAGAAGGCCGCCTCGGGTGGTGCCGCCGTTGTGAAGGGCGGGGACCGTGAGCGCGATGATCGGGTGACCGCTAACAACACGATCGACCTGGCTGCCTACCTTGAGCAAAGCCTGAAAGGTGGAAAGTCGGGATCGCCAAAGGCCGCTGAAGTGACGAGGCCGGCTGCGAAGAAGGTCGCCAAGAAAGTCGCGAAGAAGGCGGCTAAAAAATCCGCGTAA
- a CDS encoding glucose 1-dehydrogenase: MANKSKDESEEKPQRPEQSQPHQPGREAIMQPLPKYEHEGLKGSGRLEGRVALITGGDSGIGRAVAVAFAREGADVMIVYLEEEEDALETANLVETLGRRCRLHCGDIGMKSVCAEAVEATIEAFGRLDILVNNAAEQHLRSSITEISEDQLERTFRTNLFSMFFLTAAALSYLRKSPHPAIINTTSVTAYRGSPKLLDYSATKGAIVSFTRSLAGQLADQKIRVNAVAPGPIWTPLIPATFPPEEVATFGSDSPLGRAGEPWECAECYVFLASEAASYMTGQVLHPNGGEIING, from the coding sequence ATGGCGAACAAATCGAAGGACGAATCGGAAGAGAAGCCACAGCGCCCGGAGCAGTCCCAACCTCACCAACCCGGGCGCGAGGCGATAATGCAGCCTCTCCCAAAGTATGAGCATGAGGGCTTGAAAGGAAGCGGCCGGCTTGAGGGCAGGGTGGCGCTTATCACAGGTGGAGACTCGGGCATCGGGCGCGCGGTCGCGGTTGCATTCGCCCGTGAAGGAGCCGATGTCATGATCGTTTACCTCGAAGAAGAGGAAGACGCGCTAGAGACCGCGAATCTGGTGGAGACGCTTGGACGCCGGTGCCGACTTCATTGCGGAGATATAGGAATGAAGTCCGTGTGCGCGGAAGCAGTAGAAGCGACAATTGAGGCATTCGGCCGGCTCGACATCCTGGTGAACAACGCGGCGGAGCAGCACCTCCGCTCCTCCATCACCGAGATTAGCGAGGATCAGCTCGAACGCACATTCCGTACGAATCTCTTCTCGATGTTTTTCCTGACGGCAGCGGCGCTGTCCTACCTGAGGAAGTCGCCTCATCCAGCGATAATTAACACGACCTCCGTGACAGCCTACCGCGGCAGTCCGAAGCTGCTCGATTACTCGGCCACAAAAGGAGCAATCGTCAGCTTCACGCGCTCACTTGCAGGCCAGCTGGCCGATCAAAAGATCCGAGTGAATGCGGTCGCACCCGGGCCGATCTGGACGCCCCTGATTCCGGCAACGTTTCCTCCCGAAGAAGTCGCCACCTTTGGATCTGACTCACCGCTAGGACGCGCCGGCGAGCCATGGGAATGCGCGGAGTGCTACGTGTTCCTGGCGAGTGAAGCAGCCAGCTATATGACGGGCCAAGTGCTCCACCCGAATGGAGGCGAGATCATCAACGGCTGA
- a CDS encoding transglutaminase-like domain-containing protein, whose product MNFRVSSDLSYTLRGPSTFFFAIKCLATGGQRILNENLYTSLEVPTDDFTASVGMNRFTRIRTSGSGAMQVRYQADVETSTQIADVASLLADDPGRLDPDAVPFLFPSRYCQSDRLRQQALDLFGHLPDPYSIASGVSDWIYEKVTYKSGSTNEQSSAVDTLEQRQGVCRDFAHLAIAMCRALNVPARYVSCYSHLLNPTDFHAVFEVFIGKLWYVFDPTRLAPLNGLVRVATGRDAADVSVCTIFGDPILERSEVICNSLDGQFVPITRDTLMAANQVIALL is encoded by the coding sequence ATGAATTTCCGCGTCAGTTCCGATCTCAGCTATACTCTTCGTGGGCCCTCCACCTTCTTTTTCGCCATCAAGTGCCTCGCCACGGGTGGTCAGAGAATCCTTAACGAGAACCTCTACACAAGCTTGGAAGTCCCCACGGATGACTTCACAGCATCGGTGGGAATGAATCGCTTTACCCGGATACGTACCTCGGGGTCGGGGGCCATGCAGGTCCGGTATCAGGCAGACGTTGAGACCTCGACGCAGATAGCGGACGTGGCGTCGTTGCTCGCGGATGATCCGGGCAGACTCGATCCGGATGCCGTCCCTTTCCTTTTTCCCAGCCGGTATTGCCAGTCGGATCGCCTGCGGCAGCAGGCATTGGATCTTTTCGGGCATTTGCCGGACCCATACTCGATAGCTTCGGGCGTAAGCGATTGGATCTACGAGAAAGTGACCTACAAGAGCGGGAGCACCAACGAGCAGTCCTCAGCCGTGGATACTTTGGAGCAGCGCCAAGGGGTTTGTCGTGATTTCGCTCATCTTGCTATCGCCATGTGCCGCGCCTTGAATGTGCCCGCCCGCTACGTTTCGTGCTACTCACACCTCCTCAATCCCACCGACTTCCATGCAGTGTTCGAAGTCTTCATTGGAAAGCTCTGGTATGTGTTCGATCCCACCCGTTTAGCTCCGCTGAATGGTTTGGTGCGGGTTGCCACGGGGCGCGACGCTGCCGATGTTTCCGTTTGCACGATCTTTGGAGACCCCATCCTCGAAAGGAGCGAAGTGATATGCAATTCCTTGGATGGACAGTTCGTCCCGATAACCCGCGACACTCTGATGGCGGCTAATCAGGTCATCGCCCTTCTTTGA
- a CDS encoding FAD/NAD(P)-binding protein, whose product MNPRLNLAIVGSGPSAIYLLKHILDELPFLKRSLASISIFEKSQLTGVGMPYSPLTTDRFNLSNIASEELPELPTSMVDWLRNLDPEDLRAMGLEGEEISAEKIYPRLVLGQYLHAQYRVLLASLQEKGIKVSEHPGCEVTDIEDLPNDSAVRVVTAEGGIHVFAKVVIATGHCWKNDDRPGRGYYASPWPIAKLLPAEGEYHDFPIGTLGASLSAFDVISSLAHRHGRFTRESGILQFEPSPEAPNFKIVMHAFHGWLPHLQWDQEEPMRAIYRHVDREALLGLRDERGFLRLEAFFDAVCRPALVKAFRKDSMADMVAELARPEFKLADFVETMSDKHDYNNAFEGMRREMIEARRSVLGHKPIHWKEVIDDLMYTLNFHADLMPAEDHLAFRKTVMPFLMNVIAAMPLESGAILMALYDAGRVKIISGKAMVDDAEEVGGERTTKVTIQDEDGGETTAEYRIFVECGGQKLLKLPDYPFRSLVETGAASKGRVRFADPGVVHALGDEVKEHVFEIEDEIFYQLGGVNIDAACRLIGADGKSNPRLADVAFTHTSGIRPYSYGLQCCSDTVAIFVQAWVQELRTSGDVEEKSEELSKIYEKI is encoded by the coding sequence ATGAACCCTCGTCTAAACCTCGCCATCGTCGGCAGCGGTCCTTCTGCGATCTATTTGTTGAAGCATATTCTGGATGAATTGCCGTTCCTGAAGCGTTCGCTCGCAAGCATTTCGATCTTCGAAAAAAGCCAGCTCACGGGCGTGGGTATGCCCTATAGTCCACTCACGACCGACCGCTTCAATCTCTCTAACATCGCTTCTGAGGAACTGCCGGAGTTGCCTACCTCGATGGTGGACTGGCTTCGAAATCTGGATCCCGAGGATCTGCGGGCCATGGGTTTGGAAGGAGAGGAAATTAGTGCGGAAAAGATCTACCCGCGGTTGGTGCTCGGGCAGTACCTGCACGCCCAATACCGCGTTTTGTTGGCGAGTTTGCAAGAGAAGGGGATCAAGGTCAGTGAGCATCCGGGTTGCGAGGTGACCGACATCGAGGATCTGCCAAACGACAGCGCGGTGCGAGTGGTGACTGCTGAGGGAGGTATCCACGTCTTCGCGAAGGTTGTCATCGCGACAGGCCACTGTTGGAAAAACGATGACCGGCCGGGTCGAGGCTATTACGCGTCGCCTTGGCCCATCGCGAAGCTATTGCCGGCGGAAGGCGAGTATCATGATTTCCCGATCGGCACGCTGGGCGCCTCGTTGAGTGCTTTTGATGTGATCAGCTCGCTGGCGCATCGCCACGGCCGGTTCACAAGGGAGTCCGGGATCCTGCAATTTGAGCCCAGCCCCGAAGCGCCCAACTTCAAGATTGTCATGCATGCCTTCCATGGCTGGCTGCCGCACCTGCAGTGGGACCAGGAGGAGCCGATGCGAGCAATCTACCGACATGTCGATCGCGAGGCGCTTTTGGGCTTAAGGGACGAGAGAGGGTTTCTCCGGCTGGAAGCCTTCTTCGATGCAGTCTGCCGCCCGGCTCTGGTCAAAGCCTTTCGCAAGGACAGCATGGCCGACATGGTGGCGGAGCTGGCGAGGCCGGAGTTCAAGCTGGCCGACTTTGTGGAAACAATGAGCGACAAGCACGACTACAACAACGCCTTCGAAGGCATGCGCCGCGAAATGATCGAGGCCCGCCGCTCGGTACTGGGGCACAAGCCGATCCACTGGAAGGAGGTCATCGACGACCTGATGTACACCTTGAACTTTCACGCCGACCTGATGCCCGCGGAAGATCACCTGGCTTTTCGCAAAACGGTGATGCCATTCCTCATGAATGTCATCGCAGCCATGCCACTTGAATCCGGCGCGATCTTGATGGCGCTGTATGATGCGGGCAGAGTAAAAATCATCTCCGGGAAGGCGATGGTTGACGACGCTGAGGAGGTCGGAGGAGAGCGCACGACAAAGGTGACTATCCAGGATGAAGACGGTGGAGAGACGACCGCCGAGTATCGCATCTTCGTGGAGTGCGGCGGCCAGAAATTGCTCAAGCTTCCGGATTATCCGTTCCGGAGCTTGGTGGAAACAGGTGCGGCGAGCAAGGGGCGGGTTCGCTTTGCCGATCCCGGTGTTGTCCATGCCTTGGGCGATGAGGTGAAGGAGCACGTCTTCGAGATCGAGGACGAGATCTTTTACCAGTTAGGAGGAGTGAATATAGACGCTGCTTGCCGTTTGATCGGCGCCGATGGGAAAAGCAATCCACGTTTAGCCGACGTGGCTTTCACACACACGTCGGGAATTAGGCCTTATTCGTATGGCTTACAGTGCTGTAGCGATACGGTCGCAATTTTCGTGCAGGCCTGGGTTCAAGAACTCCGAACCAGCGGCGATGTTGAGGAAAAGTCGGAGGAACTCTCAAAGATCTACGAGAAAATCTAA
- a CDS encoding alkaline phosphatase D family protein — MKTLRPFLLALLAFTALPTSAQLPFKIEDLYDPALAPFYHGVASGDPLPDGIILWTRVTPPGKSGFTMQRKVPVKWTMATDPALTQVVASGNTFATADTDYTVKVDVRGLTAGRTYYYGFESMGRASITGKTKTAPNVAVDQLKFAVISCANYEWGYFSGYDQIAKRTDLDAVINTGDSIYEYADNDTYSSPEIRDERVLFPRNETVTLKHYRKRYANYRLDPNLRHAHQQHPFITIWDDHEFANNAWRGGAENHNPRKEGSWKRRKAAAMQAYFEWMPIRESGTSIVRSLSYGPLMDLVLLDTRIEGRDIQIEDVNNPLLYAPDRTILGASQKEWLKTELSDSTATWKVLGNQVVFSEFNIGFTASLDPLVTGDFLENQFLDIWDGYPAERAELVDFLSTETIDNVVILTGDIHCSFAFEVANPAFGNPNYDPSTGAGAVAVEIVTPSLSAANFDEEIGEFFTGSVESIINSPFPGDGVNHNPHMKFADLDRHGYVVLSISPQQMQADYYYLASVLVPVTTESWGAGFTTAAGSHLLVPATSPAPPKAVQDVPAP, encoded by the coding sequence ATGAAAACCTTGCGCCCCTTCCTGCTGGCCCTTTTGGCTTTTACAGCCCTTCCGACGTCCGCTCAGCTACCGTTCAAGATTGAAGATCTCTACGATCCCGCGCTTGCGCCCTTCTATCATGGTGTAGCCTCGGGCGATCCATTGCCGGATGGAATCATCCTGTGGACGAGGGTCACCCCGCCGGGCAAGTCCGGCTTCACCATGCAGCGCAAGGTGCCGGTGAAGTGGACGATGGCGACCGATCCGGCCCTGACACAGGTCGTTGCGAGCGGGAACACCTTCGCCACTGCCGACACCGACTATACGGTGAAGGTGGACGTTCGCGGACTGACGGCGGGCCGGACCTACTACTACGGCTTTGAGTCGATGGGGCGCGCGTCGATTACCGGCAAGACCAAGACCGCACCGAATGTGGCCGTCGACCAGCTGAAGTTCGCTGTGATTTCCTGCGCGAACTACGAGTGGGGCTATTTTTCCGGCTACGATCAGATCGCGAAGCGCACCGATCTCGATGCGGTAATCAATACCGGCGACTCGATTTACGAATACGCCGACAATGACACCTACAGTTCTCCGGAAATCCGCGATGAGCGGGTGCTCTTCCCGCGCAATGAGACGGTGACCCTAAAGCATTACCGGAAACGCTACGCGAACTACCGGCTGGACCCTAACCTGCGCCACGCGCACCAGCAGCATCCCTTCATTACGATCTGGGATGACCACGAGTTCGCCAACAACGCTTGGCGCGGGGGCGCGGAGAACCACAATCCGCGCAAAGAAGGCAGCTGGAAGCGACGCAAGGCGGCGGCCATGCAAGCGTATTTCGAATGGATGCCAATCCGCGAGTCGGGGACGAGCATTGTGCGCTCACTCAGCTATGGGCCGCTGATGGATCTGGTCCTTCTTGATACGCGCATCGAGGGTCGCGATATTCAGATTGAGGATGTGAACAATCCACTCCTATATGCACCGGATCGGACCATTCTCGGCGCGTCGCAAAAGGAATGGTTGAAAACCGAGCTGAGCGACTCAACTGCCACGTGGAAGGTGCTCGGCAACCAGGTGGTATTCTCCGAGTTCAATATTGGCTTCACCGCCTCGCTGGACCCTCTAGTGACTGGAGACTTCCTTGAGAATCAATTTCTCGATATCTGGGACGGCTATCCAGCGGAGCGTGCGGAGCTGGTGGATTTCCTTTCGACGGAAACCATCGACAACGTCGTGATCTTGACAGGTGACATCCATTGTAGCTTCGCCTTCGAAGTGGCGAATCCGGCGTTTGGGAATCCGAACTACGATCCCTCCACGGGCGCAGGTGCGGTGGCGGTAGAAATCGTCACGCCAAGCTTGTCGGCCGCCAATTTCGACGAGGAGATCGGAGAGTTCTTCACTGGTAGCGTCGAGTCGATCATCAACAGTCCGTTTCCGGGGGATGGCGTTAATCACAATCCGCACATGAAGTTTGCGGATCTGGACCGGCACGGCTACGTGGTGCTCTCGATTAGCCCGCAGCAGATGCAGGCGGATTACTATTATCTCGCGAGCGTCCTCGTGCCTGTGACGACCGAAAGTTGGGGTGCGGGATTCACAACCGCAGCGGGGAGTCATCTGCTGGTGCCCGCGACGTCACCCGCACCCCCAAAGGCGGTGCAGGATGTCCCAGCGCCCTAA
- a CDS encoding ferritin-like domain-containing protein yields the protein MSKLTSLDILLVQEIKDLYSAENQLVKALPKMAKAAANPKLKEGFTKHLEETKGHVARLEEIAQLLGASPKGKVCKAMKGLVEEGAETIQEEGDPVIKDLALITAAQKVEHYEISGYGSARALAEALGQDEVVALLQATLDEEGTTDKTLTAVAQELIPEATTAAAD from the coding sequence ATGTCTAAACTAACGTCACTCGATATTCTCCTCGTGCAAGAGATCAAGGATCTCTACAGCGCCGAAAACCAGCTCGTGAAGGCACTTCCAAAGATGGCGAAAGCGGCCGCCAATCCGAAGCTCAAGGAGGGCTTCACCAAACACCTCGAAGAGACCAAGGGCCACGTGGCCCGCTTGGAAGAAATAGCCCAACTCCTTGGAGCCTCACCCAAAGGCAAGGTCTGCAAAGCCATGAAGGGCCTTGTCGAAGAGGGCGCGGAAACGATCCAGGAGGAGGGCGATCCGGTCATCAAGGATTTGGCGCTCATCACCGCAGCTCAGAAGGTGGAGCATTACGAGATCTCCGGATATGGGTCCGCCCGTGCCTTGGCAGAGGCTCTCGGGCAGGATGAGGTCGTGGCCTTGCTTCAGGCCACCCTCGATGAAGAGGGCACAACCGACAAGACACTGACTGCCGTAGCCCAAGAACTCATCCCTGAAGCTACAACGGCTGCGGCCGACTGA
- a CDS encoding glycoside hydrolase family 130 protein produces MTFDQDQIVFSPLDIDLTRSPLYGQIGEPTFVLGAFNPGFTRLPNGNLLMMVRVAEALSNPKTEHEIFAIRWAADRGFVRDGYDLSLVDVTDPRKFRLRGHSSKVMALTSLSWLLPVELDPSGGIIVAVHYTKAIAPMAEYQEYGVEDARISRVGDTWYMTTCSVSAQRHSTTLYTSADGLNYSLKGVIMDHQNKDMLIFEGKVDDKFFALTRPLGDLYFAYPPDSSFEAGPSINLSSSPDALHWKPSDRPLIRPRRGSTSVMKVGGGTAPILTDRGWLLLYHGVQPGTIVGTYRTFYAYLDKNDPSVVLSVDDSDPVLESRPELTLPIKDLSYLTDVVFTTGLVEDGDHFIVASGEDDLACRITRIPKARFGL; encoded by the coding sequence ATGACCTTCGATCAGGACCAGATTGTCTTCAGCCCTCTTGATATCGATCTGACCCGATCGCCTTTATACGGCCAGATCGGCGAGCCAACCTTTGTGCTTGGAGCTTTCAATCCCGGCTTCACCCGTCTGCCCAACGGCAACCTTCTGATGATGGTACGCGTCGCTGAGGCGCTGTCGAATCCCAAGACGGAGCACGAGATCTTCGCCATCCGCTGGGCCGCGGACCGCGGCTTTGTGAGGGATGGATACGACCTCTCGTTGGTTGATGTCACCGATCCACGGAAGTTCCGGCTTCGGGGTCATTCTTCGAAGGTAATGGCCCTGACCTCACTCTCCTGGCTCCTGCCGGTGGAGCTCGATCCCTCGGGGGGAATCATCGTGGCCGTCCACTACACCAAGGCGATTGCCCCTATGGCAGAGTACCAGGAATACGGGGTGGAGGACGCGCGGATCTCCCGCGTGGGTGACACGTGGTACATGACGACCTGTTCCGTGAGCGCCCAACGTCACAGCACGACCTTGTATACCTCTGCGGACGGGCTGAACTACTCCCTTAAAGGGGTCATCATGGACCACCAGAACAAGGACATGCTGATTTTCGAGGGGAAGGTGGATGACAAGTTCTTCGCCCTCACGCGACCCTTGGGGGACCTCTATTTCGCATATCCCCCGGACAGCAGCTTCGAAGCGGGCCCGTCGATCAACCTATCCTCGTCACCCGACGCCCTTCATTGGAAGCCGTCTGACAGGCCGCTGATCCGTCCGCGCCGCGGTTCGACATCGGTCATGAAGGTCGGCGGCGGGACGGCACCCATTCTCACGGACCGGGGTTGGCTCCTGCTCTACCATGGCGTGCAGCCCGGAACTATTGTGGGGACGTATCGAACCTTCTACGCCTACCTGGATAAGAATGATCCTTCCGTGGTGCTCTCGGTGGACGATTCAGACCCCGTGCTGGAGTCCAGACCCGAGCTCACTCTCCCTATAAAAGATCTGAGCTATCTTACCGACGTTGTATTCACCACGGGACTCGTGGAGGACGGCGACCATTTCATCGTGGCATCTGGGGAGGATGACCTTGCCTGTCGGATCACCCGCATTCCCAAGGCCCGCTTTGGCCTCTGA